In Candidatus Nealsonbacteria bacterium, the sequence GCTGCCATTTTATCATCTTAATTATATCACAACTTCTTAAAATTCAACTTTTGAGTTCAATTTCTTATCTTCTTTTGAATCCTAATTGCTTTCCCTTTAATAAGAGCTTGGGCTATTTTTCTGTGGGCTGAGATTAAGATTCGTCCAAGAGTGCTTTGAGAAATTCTCATTTTTTTGGCAGCCTCGGTTTGACTTAATCCTCTTAAATCACAAAGTCTAATTGCTTCCAACTCATCTACTTTTAAATCCACTTCTTCTAACACAGAAAGAGGTATAGCTCTTGGTTTAAAATAAGTGACATTGGGGTCAAATGAAATTCTTCTTGGTTTTATTGGTCTTGACATATTACATTATTTAATTTTTTAAATATTTTTTTAATTTCGGTTTTGGCTTTAAGGTTAGTTTCTACAATTGGCTTTAAGTTAGAAACTGCTTTAAATATCTTTTTATCGTAAGAAATTTTACCTAAAATTCTTTTACCTATCTGTCCTGAGCCATGTCGAAGGGTCCATTTCTCAATTTTATTACTCAATCCAGGATCAATATTCCACTTATTAATTACCAAACCCCAAGGAATATTAAAATGATTTACTACTTTCAAAACCCTTTTTAAATCGGAAAAAGCTGAAGGAGTAGGCTCTGTAATCAAAATAGCAAAATTTGAATCCTGTAAGGCAGCTATAACCGGACAACCTGTTCCCGGAGAAGAATCTAAGATTTGAAGCTTACAGCCAGATTTGTCTGCCTGTTTTTTAAGTTCTGTTATTATTTTTCCCGAACCTGTTTCTCCAGGTAAAAGATTTCCAATGATTAAAGGAAAACCGTATTTTGTATTCTTTATTATAATCTCCCCATTTTGAACAGGTTTTAATTTAATGGCTTTTTGAGGACAGACAATTTCACAAACACCGCACCCCTCACATAAAAATGGATTTAGTTTTGGTTTTCCATCTACCATTTTTATTGCTCCAAAACGACATTTCTCAACACATAAACCACAACCATTACACTTTTTATAATCAATTATTGGTTTAGCTGAAGTAACCACTGGAATCTTCTCCCTCGAGTCTTTAATTTCATTCAACCAAATAGCTAAATTAGGAGCATCAACATCACAATCTACAGCTACTATTTTTTTAGATTCAGTAAAAAGTATTGCTAAACTTGAAGCCAACATTGATTTTCCTACACCTCCCTTTCCGCTCGCAATTACCAATTTCATATTTTTGGTATTAATTTTTCTAAAATCTTAAAATCCTTTTTAAGAATTCCTTTCATATTGATGTTATAAGTAGCTACGGCCGGATGATAAAGAGGAATAATTTTAATGCTCTGAAAAAGACTTTTAACCTCAAAAACTTTTCCGTGGATTTTGCTTATTCCCTGAATTTGATCTTTTAGTCCGTATTCTTCAAAAATATATTTTGTAGAATGATTCCCTAAGGTGCAAATTACCTTGGGTTTTATGATTTTTATCTGTCTATCTAAATATGGAGAACAAGCTTCAATCTCGTTTAAATTTGGAGCTCTATTCTTCAAATCAGAAGTTACAGGCCGGCATTTAAGTAAATTGCAAATATAGACTTCTTCTCTCTTCAGGTTAATGGATTTTAAAAGCTCATCCAAAATCTTCCCCGCAGCCCCAACAAACGGTTTGCCTTTTGCGTCTTCCCAATATCCCGGGGCCTCAGCGCAAAACATTATTTTCGCCCGAGGGTTCCCTTCTCCGGGGACATAATGGGCAATATTTTTGTACAAAGGGCATTTCTTACAGCTCAAGATTTCATTTTTTATTTTTTCTAACTCTTCCATTTAAAAAACTAAATTTTAATTATTTTTGACATTTAGCCAAACATTAAAACTTCAGGACGAAACATTATAACTAAGCCCAAAAGCAAAAGTAAAATTCCACTAATCAGTTTTATTGCTTTAAGATATTTTTGAGAGGCTTGAGTAATTCTTAGAGTCAAAACTGCAATTATAAAAATGATAAAATCATCTATCATATAAAATAAGATATAAATCAAAAGATAAAAGTAATAGGAAAGAGTAGGTAAATTGAAGCCCGTTAAAATT encodes:
- a CDS encoding DUF134 domain-containing protein, with the translated sequence MSRPIKPRRISFDPNVTYFKPRAIPLSVLEEVDLKVDELEAIRLCDLRGLSQTEAAKKMRISQSTLGRILISAHRKIAQALIKGKAIRIQKKIRN
- a CDS encoding ATP-binding protein — its product is MKLVIASGKGGVGKSMLASSLAILFTESKKIVAVDCDVDAPNLAIWLNEIKDSREKIPVVTSAKPIIDYKKCNGCGLCVEKCRFGAIKMVDGKPKLNPFLCEGCGVCEIVCPQKAIKLKPVQNGEIIIKNTKYGFPLIIGNLLPGETGSGKIITELKKQADKSGCKLQILDSSPGTGCPVIAALQDSNFAILITEPTPSAFSDLKRVLKVVNHFNIPWGLVINKWNIDPGLSNKIEKWTLRHGSGQIGKRILGKISYDKKIFKAVSNLKPIVETNLKAKTEIKKIFKKLNNVICQDQ
- a CDS encoding uracil-DNA glycosylase is translated as MEELEKIKNEILSCKKCPLYKNIAHYVPGEGNPRAKIMFCAEAPGYWEDAKGKPFVGAAGKILDELLKSINLKREEVYICNLLKCRPVTSDLKNRAPNLNEIEACSPYLDRQIKIIKPKVICTLGNHSTKYIFEEYGLKDQIQGISKIHGKVFEVKSLFQSIKIIPLYHPAVATYNINMKGILKKDFKILEKLIPKI